Proteins found in one Planctomycetia bacterium genomic segment:
- a CDS encoding acriflavin resistance protein: MNLIAACVANPVKVTVGVIFVTLFGVLALLSMPVQLTPEVQIPTITVDARWRGASPQEVEQELVQPLEEQLRSVEGLVRLSSESSDSVGTVGLEFTVDTDLAEALVKVNTRVQQIRSWPIDADRPVIRTSSVNDRPVAWLVLGQAAPEADLLARAAAEHPGLSAELDRVRTARTPDLALFRLRKLIASHPELVPFAPPVIDVEAVRRMAEDEIESRLERIEGVSNADLVGGRADELQVIVDPQLLAARGLTIADLRAALANQNQDTSAGDVWEGKRRYVVRTLGRLRSPEQVEGVIITRRDGKPVYVRDVARAQLGKKKPDGFVRRFGAKNIAIRITRERNANVLETMRRVREVTAAINRDLLPRGLGLTIVYDETAYIDSAIGLVNDSIFTGGLLTLGTLLLFLRNIRSTLIVALSIPVSVMGTFLALAACGRTLNVISLAGMAFAVGMLVDNAVVVLENIFVRWNAGEDPRTAASRGTAEVGGAIIASTLTNIAVFLPVLFIRGEAGQLFGDISLAIVAALGLSLLVSGLVVPTAAAALLEGRHARAAAAIVGAEAGPAAARSADPIVRFGRAFTSAVLECNRLLLAGIGRQVVATIAIVGAALAATWLLMPKAEYLPDGNRNLIFGILLPPPGYNLDELSRMSDVVEERLLPYWDVDPGTPAAAALDAPILGDLFFVARGRSVFIGLSALDPLQASKLVPLVRRVTAGLPGTVTVAKQSSLFEQGLAAGRTVDIEITGPDLVTLVQLGARVMGMLPAATPGSQNLPKPSLDLSSPEVQLVPRFEQAADMQIDARQLGYMVDCLVDGGYATDYFLGGDRIDLVIKGDDRFVQRTQDLRGLPVVTPGGQLVPLESLAEIREFSSGPEQILHRERERAITVQVSPPARMPLEEAQERIQQQIVDPLVAAGALDGGYSIRLGGTTDKLRATWKSLWFNLALAGLVTYLLMAALFDSWLYPAVIIASVPLGSVGGLLGLWLLNRLGGPFGIFQPLDVLTMLGFVILIGTVVNNPILIVERALQLVREHGMPPTEAILEGIRSRIRPIFMTTLATVLGLLPLVISPGAGSELYRGLGAVLLGGMLFSTLVTLVLMPVMLGLCFRFFGTGAGPRATGLPTRSALPAVEAP; encoded by the coding sequence ATGAATCTGATCGCGGCCTGCGTGGCGAACCCGGTGAAGGTGACCGTCGGGGTCATCTTCGTCACGCTGTTCGGGGTGCTGGCCCTGCTCTCGATGCCGGTCCAGCTCACCCCCGAGGTGCAGATCCCGACGATCACCGTCGACGCCCGCTGGCGCGGTGCCAGCCCGCAGGAGGTGGAGCAGGAACTTGTGCAGCCCCTCGAGGAGCAGCTGCGCAGTGTGGAGGGACTCGTCAGGCTGTCCAGCGAGAGCAGCGACTCGGTCGGCACCGTCGGACTGGAGTTCACCGTCGACACTGACCTCGCCGAGGCCCTCGTCAAGGTCAACACGCGGGTCCAGCAGATCCGCAGCTGGCCGATCGACGCCGACCGGCCGGTGATCCGGACATCGAGCGTCAACGACCGGCCGGTGGCCTGGCTGGTCCTCGGCCAGGCCGCGCCCGAAGCCGACCTGCTCGCCCGCGCCGCGGCTGAGCACCCCGGCCTCAGCGCCGAGCTCGACCGCGTGCGCACGGCCCGGACCCCGGACCTCGCCCTGTTCCGGCTGCGGAAGCTGATCGCCTCCCACCCGGAACTCGTTCCCTTCGCCCCCCCCGTGATCGACGTCGAGGCGGTCCGTCGGATGGCCGAGGACGAGATCGAAAGCCGCCTCGAGCGGATCGAGGGTGTTTCCAACGCCGACCTCGTCGGCGGCCGGGCCGACGAGCTCCAGGTGATCGTCGACCCCCAACTGCTCGCCGCCCGGGGGCTGACGATCGCCGATCTGCGGGCGGCCCTCGCCAACCAGAACCAGGACACGTCGGCCGGGGACGTGTGGGAGGGAAAGCGCCGCTACGTGGTGCGCACGCTCGGCCGGCTCCGTTCCCCCGAGCAGGTCGAGGGGGTGATCATCACCCGCCGCGACGGCAAGCCGGTGTATGTCCGCGACGTCGCCCGGGCGCAACTCGGCAAGAAGAAGCCCGACGGCTTCGTCCGGCGCTTCGGCGCCAAGAACATCGCCATCCGCATCACCCGCGAGCGGAACGCCAACGTTCTCGAGACCATGCGCCGCGTCCGCGAGGTGACGGCCGCCATCAACCGCGACCTGCTTCCCCGCGGGCTCGGCCTGACGATCGTCTACGACGAGACGGCCTACATCGACTCGGCGATCGGGCTTGTCAACGACAGCATCTTCACGGGCGGCCTGTTGACGCTCGGCACGCTGCTCCTCTTCCTGCGCAACATCCGCTCGACGCTGATCGTAGCCCTCTCGATTCCGGTCAGCGTCATGGGCACCTTCCTGGCGCTGGCGGCCTGCGGCCGCACGCTGAACGTCATCAGTCTCGCCGGGATGGCGTTCGCCGTCGGCATGCTCGTCGACAATGCGGTCGTGGTGCTGGAGAACATCTTCGTGCGCTGGAATGCCGGCGAGGATCCGCGGACGGCCGCCAGCCGGGGCACGGCCGAGGTCGGGGGAGCGATCATCGCGAGCACGCTCACCAACATCGCCGTCTTCCTGCCGGTGCTCTTCATCCGCGGCGAGGCGGGGCAGCTGTTCGGTGACATCTCGCTGGCGATCGTCGCGGCCCTCGGCCTCTCGCTCCTCGTCTCGGGGCTGGTGGTGCCGACGGCGGCCGCCGCCCTGCTCGAGGGGCGGCACGCCCGCGCCGCCGCGGCGATCGTCGGCGCCGAGGCGGGGCCGGCCGCTGCCCGGTCCGCCGATCCGATCGTCCGCTTCGGCCGGGCGTTCACGTCCGCCGTACTGGAGTGCAATCGCCTCCTGCTCGCGGGAATCGGCCGGCAGGTCGTGGCCACGATCGCGATCGTCGGCGCCGCGCTGGCGGCAACCTGGCTGCTGATGCCGAAGGCGGAATACCTGCCCGACGGCAACCGGAACCTGATCTTCGGCATCCTGCTGCCGCCGCCGGGCTACAACCTCGACGAGTTGTCGCGAATGAGTGACGTTGTCGAGGAGCGGCTCCTCCCCTACTGGGACGTCGACCCGGGAACGCCCGCGGCGGCGGCCCTCGACGCCCCGATCCTCGGCGACTTGTTCTTCGTCGCCCGCGGCCGCAGCGTGTTCATCGGCCTCAGCGCCCTCGATCCGCTGCAGGCGTCGAAGCTCGTCCCGCTGGTGCGCCGGGTTACCGCGGGGCTGCCGGGCACCGTCACAGTGGCCAAGCAGTCGAGCCTCTTCGAGCAGGGGCTGGCGGCGGGCCGCACGGTGGACATCGAGATCACCGGCCCGGACCTCGTCACGCTCGTGCAGCTCGGCGCCCGCGTCATGGGGATGCTTCCCGCCGCCACCCCGGGCAGCCAGAACCTGCCCAAGCCGTCGCTCGACCTCTCCAGCCCCGAGGTGCAGCTGGTGCCCCGGTTCGAGCAGGCCGCCGACATGCAGATCGACGCCCGCCAGCTCGGCTACATGGTCGACTGCCTCGTGGACGGGGGCTACGCCACCGACTACTTCCTGGGAGGCGACCGGATCGACCTCGTCATCAAGGGGGACGACCGGTTCGTGCAACGCACGCAGGACCTGCGCGGCCTGCCCGTGGTCACCCCCGGCGGCCAGCTCGTGCCGCTGGAGAGCCTGGCGGAGATCCGCGAATTCTCCAGCGGCCCCGAGCAGATCCTGCACCGCGAACGGGAGCGGGCGATCACGGTGCAGGTGTCGCCGCCGGCACGGATGCCGCTGGAGGAGGCCCAGGAGCGGATCCAGCAGCAGATCGTCGATCCGCTGGTCGCGGCCGGCGCGCTCGACGGCGGCTACTCGATCCGGCTCGGCGGGACCACCGACAAGCTGCGGGCGACGTGGAAGTCGCTGTGGTTCAACCTGGCGCTCGCCGGGCTGGTCACCTATCTGCTGATGGCCGCGCTCTTCGACTCCTGGCTGTATCCGGCGGTGATCATCGCCTCGGTGCCGCTGGGGAGCGTCGGCGGACTGCTCGGGCTCTGGCTGCTCAACAGGCTCGGCGGACCGTTCGGCATCTTCCAGCCGCTCGACGTGCTCACCATGCTCGGGTTCGTGATCCTCATCGGCACCGTCGTCAACAACCCGATCCTCATCGTGGAGCGGGCGCTGCAGCTCGTTCGCGAGCACGGCATGCCACCGACCGAGGCGATTCTGGAGGGCATCCGCAGCCGCATCCGGCCGATCTTCATGACGACGCTGGCGACCGTGCTCGGCCTGCTGCCGCTGGTGATCTCACCCGGGGCGGGGAGCGAGCTCTACCGGGGCCTGGGCGCGGTGCTGCTGGGGGGCATGCTGTTCTCGACGCTCGTCACGCTCGTGCTCATGCCCGTCATGCTCGGCCTCTGTTTTCGGTTCTTCGGAACGGGCGCCGGGCCGCGGGCGACGGGCCTGCCGACGCGGTCAGCGCTGCCCGCCGTCGAGGCTCCGTAG
- a CDS encoding ketoglutarate semialdehyde dehydrogenase, whose protein sequence is MSDAVAGAVHPVLIDGVWCAATTVETYRAFDPVAGTPRESLWPVSSWSDVERAIDAAVRAAADLRRLPATTIARFLERYADRLAAIDAELVGLAHAETGLAARPRLLEVELPRMLDQLRQAASAAREGSWCMPMIDSQRNIRSLAVGLGPVVVFPPANFPFAYGAVTGGDFAAAIAAGNPVIAKAHPGCPSVSHRAAGEAVEALREAGLPPASVQLLHGIAPADGERLVADRRVGATAFTGGQEAGKRLFAAASAAGRVIWVEMGSINPIVLLPGAVAERPADLAGELTASVTGSAGQFCTKPGLVLFVDDAAAGAFVAAVRERFAAVGPQVLLGPTGRRRLVESLTRLQAAGAGTLVGGPDKAEGGPCTHPPTLLEARGTDVVAHPERLIVEAFGNATLLVRCRSVEEIGAVIGCVEGALGTSLYRAADGRDDAAFASLAALLVERSGRLIENRMPTGLAVTAPMQHGGPWPSAAPPFFTAVGFPGAMLRFARRVCFDGFGQDRLPEPLRDAAPAARPWRFVDGGWTRG, encoded by the coding sequence ATGTCGGACGCCGTGGCCGGTGCCGTCCATCCGGTGCTCATCGACGGCGTGTGGTGCGCGGCGACGACGGTGGAGACCTATCGGGCGTTCGACCCGGTCGCGGGCACACCGCGAGAATCGCTCTGGCCGGTCAGTTCGTGGAGCGACGTCGAGCGGGCGATCGACGCCGCGGTCCGCGCCGCCGCCGATCTCCGCCGCCTGCCGGCCACCACCATCGCCCGCTTCCTCGAACGGTACGCCGACCGCCTCGCCGCGATCGACGCCGAACTGGTCGGCCTGGCGCACGCCGAGACCGGCCTCGCCGCGCGGCCGCGGCTCCTCGAGGTGGAACTGCCGCGGATGCTCGACCAGCTGCGGCAGGCGGCGTCCGCCGCCCGCGAGGGGTCGTGGTGCATGCCGATGATCGACTCGCAGCGGAACATCCGCTCCCTCGCCGTCGGCCTCGGGCCGGTGGTCGTGTTTCCGCCGGCGAATTTTCCCTTCGCCTACGGCGCCGTCACGGGGGGAGATTTCGCGGCCGCCATCGCGGCGGGCAATCCGGTGATCGCCAAGGCCCATCCCGGCTGCCCGTCCGTGTCGCACCGCGCGGCGGGGGAGGCGGTCGAGGCCCTGCGTGAGGCCGGCCTGCCGCCGGCCAGCGTGCAGCTCCTGCACGGGATCGCACCGGCGGACGGCGAGCGGCTCGTGGCCGATCGGCGGGTCGGGGCGACCGCCTTCACGGGCGGGCAAGAGGCGGGCAAGAGGCTGTTCGCCGCCGCGTCCGCCGCCGGCCGCGTCATCTGGGTGGAGATGGGGAGCATCAATCCCATCGTGCTCCTTCCCGGCGCGGTCGCCGAACGTCCGGCCGACCTCGCCGGCGAACTGACCGCCAGCGTCACCGGATCGGCCGGGCAGTTTTGCACGAAGCCGGGGCTCGTGCTGTTCGTCGACGACGCGGCGGCCGGGGCGTTCGTGGCCGCGGTGCGCGAGCGGTTCGCGGCCGTCGGGCCGCAGGTGCTGCTCGGGCCGACGGGACGACGCCGGCTCGTGGAGTCATTGACGCGACTGCAGGCCGCCGGCGCCGGCACGCTCGTCGGCGGTCCGGACAAGGCCGAAGGCGGGCCGTGCACGCATCCGCCGACGCTCCTCGAGGCCCGCGGCACCGACGTCGTGGCCCATCCGGAACGGCTGATCGTGGAGGCATTCGGCAACGCCACGCTGCTGGTGCGCTGCAGGTCGGTGGAAGAGATCGGCGCCGTGATCGGCTGCGTGGAGGGCGCGCTCGGCACCAGCTTGTACCGGGCCGCCGACGGCCGCGACGACGCCGCATTCGCCAGCCTCGCAGCGCTGCTCGTCGAGCGGTCGGGGAGGCTGATCGAGAACCGGATGCCGACTGGTCTCGCGGTCACCGCACCGATGCAGCACGGCGGGCCCTGGCCCTCGGCCGCCCCGCCGTTCTTCACCGCGGTGGGGTTCCCCGGCGCGATGCTCCGGTTCGCCCGCCGGGTGTGCTTCGACGGCTTCGGGCAGGACCGGCTGCCGGAACCGCTCCGCGACGCGGCACCGGCCGCACGGCCATGGCGGTTCGTGGACGGCGGCTGGACACGGGGCTGA